The Acipenser ruthenus chromosome 28, fAciRut3.2 maternal haplotype, whole genome shotgun sequence sequence TCTTAAAATTACCTTAATTCAAATATCAGCAATAAAATAATCTTTCAAAGAGAAGATACACAGGCCCCAGTTAAACTAACTGCCCGGCTCCATTGCTGATGACCTGCTCTTGTCCTTTCCTCTCCAGTGGACATCCTGACCTATGTAGCCTGGAAGCTGAGTGGCTTCCCCCGGAACCGTGTCATCGGCAGCGGCTGTAATCTGGACTCCGCCCGCTTCCGCTACCTGATGGGAGAGAAGCTGAACCTGCACCCGTCCAGCTGCCATGGCTGGGTCATCGGGGAGCACGGAGACTCCAGCggtgagtctgtctgtgtctatctgtcACACTTCTACAGGGTTTCCCTTAAATTATTGGCAATATCATATTCCGCTTAGGACTTTCTCTGTTAAATCTGGTGGCCACACACTGTTGACTATAATGCAACATACATTACAATGATTTGAACAAATCTGTTTAATAACAATGTCTGTGTTCCTGTCTtggcaattaaaaaaatggaGCTCAATAGACTGTTAACAAACTTTTGTCTAAAGCAGTTTTAGGGTGATAGCACAGGGAGAGATTTCTGATCCAACACTCTGGTGTAACCAACCTGATATTACACAGATTAATGATACGTCATATAATCTGCACTGCAGAATAAATCTGCCTGATTAGCTACAGAGAACATCCAACCTCAGACAGTTTACAAGGACTATACCCTGAAAGACTAATCAACAGAAAACACGCTGCTTTTTAATcagaataatgttattattacatttaactGATTATGTAAGTCACACTTACCTTAGTTGTATCTTAAGAATCGCTCATCAGGTTGTGATcaaacttggtatggacattaCTTAGTGCAAGGCATTAACAGTGTGAAGTATGGATTAAAGTATGGTTGTTTCCTCCCCACAGTACCCGTATGGAGCGGGGTGAATGTCGCTGGTGTCTCCCTCAAGAATCTGAACCCTGATATGGGCACAGACAAGGACAAGGAGAACTGGAAGGAGGTCCACAAGCAGGTGGTGGAGAGGTGAGCAGCTAAAGTCATTCCGCCTAATTCCCTGCAATGTGTAGGGTCCAGACTAGTTTGTAAACGAgtttaaatcaacacaaacacatttttaagatgTTATCACAGCTTGCTTCCCAGCTACAACTACTTTATGAAATAGTTTTTTAATCcccatttccattttaaatggaAACAGAGAATGAGAAGGTTATACCCTTATAAAAAGTAGACTGCTGTATATTCACAGGTAAAAGCGTGcagcaaagtgcagtaaagcaaAGACATTAAATTGATAAATTACAGAATGGCATTATCAAAACCATTGTTAACCATGTGAGAGTATATGCATataagaatggtaaagcatattcaattAGTGTGAAATAACAGTGAAAATTTACCATGCTAAATGTCAGGATGATGCAGCTGTAATACTGGCCCACTGTACACAGAGCTCTGTGTCTCCCTTGCTGATCCACTTTCTCTTTCCTCTGTCCCCCCCTGTAGTGCCTATGAGGTGATCAAGCTGAAGGGCTACACCTCCTGGGCTATCGGCATGTCCGTGGCCGACCTGGTAGAGACCATTCTGAAGAACCTGAGGAAGGTGCACCCCGTCTCCACCATGGTCCAGGTGAGCCATTTTTCTTAAAAGGGGTGCTTTTAAATCAGATGACTTTTGAGCAATATATGGCTTATTGTGCTCCAGAAGCTGGCTGTTTTGAAGTATCCCATTTAAGGTTCTTAATGGGTTTGAAGAGACTGCAATGGCAATCAGTAATCTTAGGTAGAAGCAAATCCAGTCAAAATTAATGACATGAATTGTAAAGCTCTCCTGTGTGGTGGAAAGGTCCTGTATAAATTGCCTGATTAAAGTCTTATGCTCCGGCCCTCCTCTCCACAGGGAATGCACGGTGTGAAGGATGAAGTTTTCCTCAGCGTCCCCTGTGTTCTGAGCAGCTCCGGCCTCTCAGATGTGGTCAAGATGACTCTGAAATCTGATGAAGAGGAGCAGCTGAGGAAGAGTGCAGACACCCTCTGGGGGATCCAGAAGGAACTGAAGCTGTAATCGTGCCCTCTAGCTCCATACCCatgcccaccccctcccccaccaaACCCTCCCACAGCAAACCAAAAACCGCCAGTATAGTGGTTCTAGGGAGGAGCGACCCTCTTCACGATTACATCAGAGgcattttaatgtgtgtttgtgCGTTTCTGTACTGTTTTCGTCTTCCTTGCACTCCTTGTAGAATTAATAAAAGGCAGTTTTAAACGGTTTTGCATGCAAGTCAGTTCAGTTGGCGCCAGAACCATTCCTTTCACCATGTGCACTTCAAACACAGTATTAAGTAGCTTACGGCCAGTTTCAAACCGGTAAAAGCTTGTGAGAGGCCATGGCACTATACTGTAAAGTAAGACTGGCTGTTACaactaaaatatgtattttccaAAATGTGAAAGTATTCAGGGGGTTGGAGGAAAATTGCTATATTATTCATATTTTgatatgtgattattattattttttaatttaaatgagaGGTTCTAGTTTTTTAATTACATCTCCACCCCCAGCAAACTTAAAAATGTTACCATATCACATTTACACTGTGTGGGGTATGCAGGTACTGCTCAAACAATATAACAACAGTATACAAGCAGATATGCCAAGTATTTGACCGGTAGTATTTGaactttaatttttttatcagaagggGTAAAAAGTTTGTGAGCCACAAAGTAATCAACTTGCTGCAAACCTATGGGCAATTTTAGATAAGGAAGCTGGAAACGGCAGTCTGCTTTTTAGTATTCATCTATTTAAATGTCCGCTGGAAGTACCTGTTGTTTCACTCTGTATCCCATCATATGGTGTTCCTGTGCAATGGAAAATTAAGCGAAATGAACTAAAGGAAGCTTGTTGGCCCTTTTGTATAAGCGCCTGCTCCAGCACCAAATAAAATTCCAGGATAATCCACTGCATctcgttttgtattttatttctctgCTTTGTTGTGGTTATTTCTATTAGTACAGTATGTTCTCATAACATCCATAAAACTTTTAAGAAGCAAGTTAAGAAGACTAAAGTTTCGGCTAGTGCCTTAATCAATTTTATTAGGAACacaattattatatatacatattttaatggTATTCTGGGATAAAATAACTGAAGCCATTGCAGCCAATAGTTTAATAAGTAAAGGTGACATACTTCCACTGATGTCTTAAATTAGAAAGTTTCTAAGAATTACTATACAGCTCCTATTAACTAAGTCTCTACAAAATACATATTGCCATATGCAGGTCACGTGACGGCCCTGATTCGCTACCTTGTATGACATGTAATGAGATAATGATGGCAAAACCTAAATATGATAGGGAAGTATGTTTTTTTGATGAGAGTACTCCAATTGAGCTCCAACCACTTTGACTGTATGGAAATTGATTTgtcaaaagaataaatacaagACCTCAATCATaattgcaacctttttttttttttaaattataattatgaTTTCTAAATGAATACCCCAATTCACCAATGCTTTACATGTAATTCAAAGTGCATTTAGTAAAAGctaattttattgaaaaataaaaaataaaaagaatacaatCCATAAAATTTTACTTGATTGATATATGTTATACTTCAGTAAGAGTTTGAGATCTTCATGTTTGTACAGAACACGCCAGGAAAAACCAATGTTGGGACAAGTGTCCTTGTTCACCTAGATTCCTAAAGGACGCATGCTTTTCAgattaaagttttttttcttgGAAATATTCATTCAGATTTAAAAAGAGCGGTCAAATCATCAAAAACTTCTTTGGAAAGAGTTTTTTTTCCAATTaggagggagacaaaaaaaaaacccataacatTTAATTTCTTCAAAAATATTCTTAAAACGTATacgataaaaaataataaaacttaaTTCTGATTTTGGGAAAACCTGATGATTTTCTCCCAGACTTTGAGGGCTGTACGATTATTCAGCATTAATGAGGCTGGGAGCTGGTATTCCTATGCATGTCTGAGTGAAGTAGGGGCACACTCGAGGGTACCTGAGTAAAGGACTTGCTATCACGTGCGGTGGGGGCAGATCAACAGAAAAATCCAGAATAGTAAAGGATGAGCACAAAAAGAACTTTAGACAACAGAACGAGAAAAGGAAAATGGTAAAAAGGAGGAGTGTCAATgcgacagaaaaaaacaagatatATTTTGTCGCCGAGATCAGTAGAGGTCACTCAGGCCTGCAGTCTTCCTGGCTTTCTGCATCAGCGCTCGGAGCTGGAACTGTTTGCAGGACAGGAGGCGCACATGCTGAAATGAAAGAGTGGTAGGGAAAGAGTTAACACGGTGTACCTGACTGTTGGAGGGCTGCGTCATAAGAAATCAACCATCTAACATTCTATCTTGCTTTTTCTTTATGCCAAGGAAGGTGTGGGTCAATCATCTTCAAATCaataattattactattattattatttgtttatttagcagaggcctttatccaaggcgacttacagagactagggtgtgtgaactatgcatcagctgcagagtcacttacaattacgtctcacccgagagacggagcacaaggaggttaagtgatttggtTAAGCGCAGAGACGTCAGTTCATAACCAGGTAACACGACTCTTCTGATTCGCTGAACTGAATGGAAGCAAGAGGTCACTTGGAGTATAATACAAGGGATAATCCTAGTTAGTACCTGAATCTTCTTATGTGCATTTGTGGTTTTGACTGGTTCATTTGAATGCAATGTTATCAGGAATATTTGGAAAGACGCACATTAACTCAGCGAATTACCTGTGAATGGCAAGTACAGAACTGAAGAGCATTCATTGCACTTAAAGGTTGGGCTCAGGCACCTATTTCTGTATGAATGAAACAGGGCTGGTCCCCAGCAGCTTTAAAAACACACTGCCAGAAACACAAATAATGTATTTCAAAGGTTGCATTCCTGTTAGGGCAACTATTCAGATCTGAATTTCAAGGGAAGAATAATACTGGATCTGACAGTAAATGAACTGCACTAACTGAAGCACATCTCTTGACCCCCCCCGACCCCCCCCACTCCCCGGTGGAACAGGTCCCTTTACCTTCAGGAAGACCTCCAGGTCGATGACACCTCTACGCAGTGCCTCCCCCAGGTAGAAGATGGTATCCTCAATGGCGTTCTCCTCTGCGTATAGGTTCAAGATCTGCTTGTACAAGGGGGCGGTCGGCACAATCACATCATCGATGTCGTTGTTCTCCGATTGGCTCGTCATCTTCTCCAGGGCGGAGCTCAGCTCCTCGTCTTTTTTCTTCAGAAGATCGATGTTCCGATCAACTTCAGTCTGGGGGAGTGAAGCAGCTGGATATTAATGAGCTTATTCCTCTCCTGCTGAACCGTAACCCTTTTCTTTCATAACCAATTGTTTTTGGAAACAGTAATAGCATACATATTTGAAACACATCATTTAAAACACTTCACCATCATCTGTTTCATAAGCTGTGAAGTTTTTAAGTCttacagttttttaaaagttGCAGATTAAAACCAGCACTGCATACCACTTCTTGGTCGAGGCGGGAGACCATCTGCTCCAGTTTCTGGTGGCCTGTCTTGAGGTCCTCTTCAGTGCGCTTGAGAGCGTTCAGCTCAGCCTGGGACCGGTCCATCTCCTCCTTCATTCGCCACCGCAGCTTGTCACTGACCGCTGAGATCAGGGAGGCGCGGATTGTGTCCTCTCCGATAGTGCTGTCCCGGCTGGGACCTGGAGCACAAGCAGAAAAACACTATTACAGCATACCCAACTAGAATATACCACACAGATCATACGCCACTCCATAATGACTCTTAGActgttagctataacattttataagtaacttgaactctgcaactgtttaagagctgaaaacaattcagGTCAATTATGGGTCTAGTTAAggaattgagagctcagttggaatgaaaaccagcagacacagtggctccccaggaccagggttgagaatcaatgcactacagcactcatttacgtacatttttttgtttttaacccttagcagtccatttattaagtgcgtgtcaggcgcatcaggtccaatttattttcacacgcgcagttaattttagacgcgctgtttaaaagtattttttttccacagtcaaacgggtttaaaaggccctgcatatcaacaaagcactcactaggcatctccagccctaccccaccctttcgttcactatcgctttcacatatgctaagaaataaataataataataataataatagtcgtacataccgatcaatcatctcctaatcactcattttatcaccaaactcctcaataatgcgatccaagtcttattttattactataacatctcaaaaaagctctgcaaatgtccgtgatattctctatgcgctgatgcagtatcagccagcttgtttccttatggccgcccctatctgatgcaaggggcatgtatgactattcatgagatatgtccttttttttttgtttgtttgttttttcggcTTGtgtcggctcctgttgctcccactcggccattgaatggttttctcggctttttccggagaaaaaacgactagaaacccgttttttgcgtttttttgatgatgtcggacagggtctgacattagaccggataggaataattgcaatgtcggaccaggtccgacataggaccgcaaagggttaaggaaacCTAAAAAAGAGCACAGGGGGAAAAGTAGGTCCGTCAGAAAACTGAAAATGGTTCCAGCCTTTTTAGTGGCAGACTGTGTCCAGCTGAGCAAGGATCCCTAAGTCAGCAGACAGGGAGGAGGCCAGTGTGAATGTCAGTGTTAATCTCGTCTGCCTACTGCAAGCTCTTTAAGAAACCTTATCCTTCCACATTCACCTCCTGCCCTAAATATAGCACACAGGAGAGGGGGGATCTAATGCCAGGCCTTTCCAGACTGAACTCCAGTGTCTAGTGACCTTTAATACACAGGGTCCGGTTACAGCGGTGACCTTACAATAAGTGGCTGCCCCCGCAACTGAGACCAGCACAATAGGAATTACTGTATCAAACAGAAGGTCAGGGGTCAGGTCAACAGAAAAGAGGACAAGAACAGTTTTTTTGGGGTGGAGGTGGGTGCAAGGCATCTAAAGTATATTGGTCCCCAAAAATCATGATTTTGTCTGTAccttaaaaaaagtaattatgcTTCATAAATATGTTGGTAATGTTTCTGTAAATCTTAAAAAACATGCCAATGGAGCATTGTATCACACATGTATTGAAaagaaatttaaatttaatggcCGAGGACAAATTAGTTCTTGCTGATTGGCTGTATTAAGAGGTGGTGTTGAAAACTGGAGCCGCTGTGTCTAAAACATGGGACCATCTTTTGATAaacaatgtatttgtaaaaaactTTGGCAGTTAACAGATTAACCCTTTAGTCCCTGCAGAGTACTGCCTAGAACAACAGTAGTAACTCTGTTCGATACAACCCTGGCTGCCCCTAGGCGACTCACCGACAGTGGTGACGGGTGTCTGGGCGTTGTAGTTTTGTGCTGTGCTGGCCGTGGGGTAGGAGTTTCCCCCAGGGTACGGATAGCTCGGGTACCCACTGGAagagaaacaacaaaaacagtagGTTAGTCTAAAGGGGTCCGTGTACATTCGGTccaattgtttttcctttttgaaacGGAAATTGGAAAACGACTCTGTaacagggcgattgccctgcacgtgtgtttagtgttggtataatttgtatggggaaatgggtttattatgtgtcgttttggagttgatttgtttaattacatttgttgtttccagacgggcgctcgattgggACTTGCTGCCTCctaggtttggttgaggggaagggcagcaagtgattggctgtgctggacctcaatcagcaggtgggtgggtgttgaccgagtgtccgtcagttcaaaagcatccacgggagatggttcggggcgactgtaacgccatgccagaggggagtgGCGTATattcgggaggagagggtccgctctgcaggaacgatagctacgcaaccctgaaactgcaatgcccagccaaggcaatgcccagccaaggcaaTACCCAGCCAAGgctgtatgaagcagcaggagtcgttgtatgaataccggctcataagtaggttagttaggggatagtgatcccatgtgatgtatagcgagggttacgtagtgtagccggttcctggagcgggacgccttgttttaaggctagcgctcgccctctggggcaccttttatttgtagtttttgtactgtgttttattttgccttttgtacagcttgctgtatgtgtcctctgtgcgttaccatggctggtaatgtcacatgaccacctttactttcgtttctgtttgtgttaataaatcctgcgtgcctgtgccggcgtttcaactccacccccagttgtctctctgtattTGATAAatagcggctatccacgcacgtgacgtaagaccctgtcacagACTCCTTTTTCGTTTTTGCTTTTTgagcagagaaataaaaaaacaagaatcaAGTAATTTTCCAATTTGAAAGAATCAATACAAAAACAGACTTCGGCTTGTTTCCCCATTTCTCATATTGCTCATAGCAATCGCATCCTAGAAATTGAATCATCTATATCACAGAAACAAATaatagaccatttaaaaaaaaaatatatatatatttgatttggTGCTTTCTGTTCCGATTAAGGATGACTGTTATAACACTGTTCTTCAATGCCATGGCAGCATTGGGAGTTTATGATGGCACTAGGAAAAGCCGGAACAGGTGGAGCTCGGAACTTGCTGACAGCACTACTGTAGCGTTTAAAGTCTAAAAATTGTCTTTTCTAGTAAATATTAATTTTCCAATAATCTACGTTATTTCCCTTTAAGCAATATACAATTTTTTAAtaaaggctgttttatcaataAAGACAGTATTGCCCCACCATAATTGATTTTATACTGCATAGACAAAATGCCTGTTTAGAGCAATGCAAATTTATGTTAAGTATTATAATGAGGTCAAAAAGTTGT is a genomic window containing:
- the LOC117434898 gene encoding L-lactate dehydrogenase A chain, with the translated sequence MATVKEQLIEHVMKDEASVPRSKVTVVGVGAVGMACAISILTKELTDELALVDVIEDKLKGEMMDLQHGGLFLRTPKIVADKDYSCTANSKLVVVTAGARQQEGESRLNLVQRNVNIFKFIIPNIVKYSPNCIILVVSNPVDILTYVAWKLSGFPRNRVIGSGCNLDSARFRYLMGEKLNLHPSSCHGWVIGEHGDSSVPVWSGVNVAGVSLKNLNPDMGTDKDKENWKEVHKQVVESAYEVIKLKGYTSWAIGMSVADLVETILKNLRKVHPVSTMVQGMHGVKDEVFLSVPCVLSSSGLSDVVKMTLKSDEEEQLRKSADTLWGIQKELKL
- the LOC117434897 gene encoding tumor susceptibility gene 101 protein-like; amino-acid sequence: MAVVTESSLKKMLSKYKYRDLTVREITNVISPYKDLKPVMDAYVFNDGSTKDLMSLTGTVPVSYRGNTYNIPVCLWLLDVYPYSPPICFVKPTSAMMIKTGKHVDANGKIYLPYLHEWKHPQSDLYGLIQVMVVVFGEEPPVFSRPQVQSSYPPYQPTGPPNTSYMPGMPSYPSGHSANPSGYPSYPYPGGNSYPTASTAQNYNAQTPVTTVGPSRDSTIGEDTIRASLISAVSDKLRWRMKEEMDRSQAELNALKRTEEDLKTGHQKLEQMVSRLDQEVTEVDRNIDLLKKKDEELSSALEKMTSQSENNDIDDVIVPTAPLYKQILNLYAEENAIEDTIFYLGEALRRGVIDLEVFLKHVRLLSCKQFQLRALMQKARKTAGLSDLY